Proteins co-encoded in one Flavivirga eckloniae genomic window:
- a CDS encoding UDP-2,3-diacylglucosamine diphosphatase, protein MKKRPIDVVVLSDIHLGTYGCRAKELLKYLKSINPNTVILNGDIIDIWQFSKRYWPKSHMKVVKQFMTWISKGVEVYYVTGNHDEMLRKFVGFELSAFSIVNKVMLDIDGKKAWIFHGDVFDVTMQHSKWIAKLGAVGYDSLILLNSAINFFALKMGKGPISMSKKIKNSVKSAVKFINNFEQTAADIAIENNYDYVICGHIHQPEIRTIENSHGSVMYLNSGDWIENLTALEYNDKTWRLYSYEADETIQKESKKDAEQEEEESQVLENKELFQNLIKEFQSIKK, encoded by the coding sequence ATGAAAAAAAGACCTATTGATGTCGTGGTACTTTCCGATATTCATTTGGGAACCTACGGATGTCGAGCAAAAGAGTTATTAAAATATCTAAAGTCGATCAATCCTAATACGGTTATATTAAATGGCGATATTATAGATATCTGGCAATTTAGCAAGCGCTATTGGCCAAAATCCCATATGAAAGTGGTTAAGCAATTTATGACCTGGATTTCCAAAGGCGTAGAAGTGTACTACGTTACAGGAAATCATGATGAAATGCTTAGGAAATTTGTTGGCTTCGAATTGAGTGCCTTTAGTATAGTTAATAAAGTCATGTTGGATATTGATGGTAAAAAAGCCTGGATATTTCACGGAGACGTATTTGACGTAACCATGCAGCACTCCAAATGGATTGCTAAGTTGGGCGCTGTGGGTTACGACTCTTTAATACTATTAAACAGTGCCATAAATTTCTTTGCATTAAAAATGGGAAAAGGCCCCATATCCATGTCTAAAAAAATTAAAAATAGTGTAAAATCTGCCGTAAAGTTTATTAATAATTTTGAGCAAACGGCTGCCGATATTGCTATAGAAAATAATTACGACTATGTAATCTGCGGTCATATACACCAACCAGAAATAAGAACTATCGAAAATTCCCATGGTTCGGTTATGTATTTAAACTCGGGAGATTGGATTGAAAACTTAACAGCCCTAGAATATAACGATAAAACATGGCGTCTTTATAGTTACGAAGCCGATGAAACCATTCAAAAAGAATCTAAAAAAGATGCAGAGCAGGAAGAGGAGGAATCGCAAGTCCTGGAAAATAAGGAGCTTTTTCAGAATTTAATCAAGGAATTTCAATCGATTAAAAAATAA
- a CDS encoding sugar phosphate isomerase/epimerase family protein — protein sequence MKLGIINSAFGQAGMDTKTGLEHIARIGFDTVDIFPEPMTIDDQETNLIIDTCSKHGLPITSVVVVALGIVDFNDPVRHFHVERIKKTVDLAKKFNAKNVLLVLGEYVWQKEVIPPEQQWAWAVEHVKDIGAYANEFGIEIALELEPFRLSLLNTVPKMAQFIDDCGLPNVKANIDISHLVLADSSPSELALLKGKATHVHISDCNGMIHGDLPPGRGVVKFAPYLQAIKELDFDGSISLELEYSPDPSKIVEWVEEAYDATNKLMQLVGLRS from the coding sequence ATGAAACTAGGAATTATTAATAGTGCTTTCGGTCAAGCCGGCATGGATACAAAAACAGGATTAGAACATATCGCAAGAATCGGTTTTGACACCGTCGATATCTTTCCTGAGCCAATGACCATTGACGATCAAGAAACTAACCTCATTATCGATACCTGTAGTAAACATGGACTGCCTATTACTTCGGTAGTAGTAGTTGCACTGGGAATAGTCGATTTTAATGACCCCGTTCGCCATTTTCATGTAGAAAGAATTAAAAAAACTGTAGATCTTGCCAAAAAATTCAATGCCAAAAATGTATTGCTCGTTTTAGGTGAATATGTATGGCAAAAGGAAGTAATCCCTCCAGAACAACAATGGGCATGGGCTGTAGAGCATGTAAAGGACATTGGAGCATATGCGAATGAATTTGGTATTGAAATAGCACTCGAATTAGAACCCTTTAGATTGAGTTTGCTGAATACTGTACCAAAAATGGCGCAATTTATTGACGACTGTGGGCTTCCAAATGTTAAGGCCAATATAGATATAAGTCATTTGGTACTTGCCGATTCAAGCCCTTCAGAACTAGCACTTTTAAAAGGTAAAGCTACTCATGTACATATTAGTGATTGTAATGGTATGATTCACGGCGACCTTCCTCCAGGTCGAGGCGTAGTGAAATTTGCACCGTACCTACAAGCTATAAAGGAGCTGGACTTCGATGGTTCTATTTCCTTAGAACTGGAATATTCTCCCGATCCTTCAAAAATAGTAGAATGGGTAGAAGAGGCTTATGACGCAACGAATAAACTAATGCAACTAGTAGGTTTAAGAAGTTAA
- a CDS encoding phytanoyl-CoA dioxygenase family protein, which yields MKVISKEKEYFDEHGFVVIRNFFSKEEIQRLSNKAHNDNQLDKASSTMDDGKGNAVRLSLWNHPGDSIYGMFARCNKLVNKVEEFLEGEVYHYHSKMVLKDAKVGGAWAWHQDYGYWYQNGLLFPDLCSVMIAVDKATKENGCLQVIRGSHKMGRVNHVLSGDQAGADMERVNEVLKVREKVYCEMEPGDALFFHSNLLHASDQNKSENSRWSMICCYNKASNNPYKESHHPSYVKLNKVNDEMILKVDIGNNDNQKVDFSDLRSDDKSATSLESGV from the coding sequence ATGAAGGTTATTAGTAAAGAAAAAGAATATTTCGACGAACATGGGTTTGTAGTGATACGAAATTTTTTCTCAAAAGAAGAAATTCAAAGACTAAGCAACAAAGCGCACAATGATAATCAACTGGACAAAGCGTCATCTACAATGGACGATGGTAAGGGAAATGCTGTGCGTTTATCATTATGGAATCACCCTGGCGATAGTATTTATGGAATGTTTGCGAGATGTAATAAACTCGTGAATAAGGTCGAGGAGTTTTTGGAAGGTGAAGTATACCATTACCACTCAAAAATGGTTTTGAAGGATGCAAAGGTTGGTGGGGCCTGGGCATGGCATCAAGATTATGGTTATTGGTACCAAAATGGGCTTCTTTTCCCCGATCTCTGTAGCGTTATGATTGCCGTAGATAAAGCAACGAAAGAAAATGGTTGTCTTCAGGTAATACGTGGTTCTCATAAAATGGGACGTGTAAACCATGTGTTGAGTGGCGATCAGGCAGGAGCAGACATGGAAAGGGTTAACGAGGTACTTAAAGTTAGAGAAAAAGTTTACTGCGAGATGGAACCCGGAGACGCATTGTTCTTTCATTCAAACCTCCTACATGCTTCAGATCAAAACAAATCTGAAAACTCCAGATGGTCCATGATATGCTGTTATAACAAGGCAAGTAACAATCCGTACAAAGAATCGCATCATCCCTCTTATGTCAAGTTAAATAAAGTAAATGATGAAATGATATTAAAGGTAGATATCGGTAATAACGATAACCAGAAGGTCGATTTTTCAGACCTTCGTTCAGACGATAAAAGTGCTACAAGTCTTGAGTCTGGTGTTTAA
- a CDS encoding TonB-dependent receptor, whose product MVYKILGIWLYFSLCSIAHAQDSFKIKGIVINANSLKPIEGANIVGENLNTISNANGEFHVENLSKGAYTLKVTHLGYIPEMFTIQADSKKTEVIIAMKIAATILKEVEIRGKTKKREISELPTVSYTISEEFLKKNRENSLMQTLEKVPGVSTINIGSGQSKPVIRGLGFNRVVVVQNGIKHEAQQWGNDHGLEIDQYGIENIQVIKGPASLLYGSDAIAGVVDIQPSKVPLQNSFTGEVNLLGESNNNLLGVSSGIQARTEKWFYRSRLTFRDYGDYKVPADKIRYENYIFKLHDNNLRNTAGREVNGSIGIGYISENVKSETTFSNVFAKNGFFANAHGLEVRTSSIDYDGSNRDIDLPYHKVNHLKITNNTSIAGNKHTFHFDLGYQNNHREEHSEPVPHGYMPKPSDTKEREFNKNTYALNSRGVFKSNHKQKIVAGLNLELQENTIDGWGFLIPEYNRLTIGLFAYDHFEIRPDLHMQAGLRYDHGFIETKSYYDWYTSPIKNNDGTTSYINQQRAQNKNLDFGNVSASLGLSHVRQNTTYKINVGKSFRMPLANELTSDGVNYHMYRFEKGNLDLDAEESYQLDIEINHTAKKFNVSISPFVNFFENYIYLNPTPNYHETLQIYEYTQSKVFRFGGEITVSTKLFENLKLDVLGEYVYSKQTNGPKKGFTLPFSPPLTALFSANYQFKNLLFLKKPQLIADYRLIASQNQIVPPEEITKGAQVLNMSLLTEMAIFKSNPPIELRLKLNNVFNSKYFNHTSFYRLIDVPEAGRNISLSLTIPFNKS is encoded by the coding sequence ATGGTATACAAAATACTGGGTATCTGGCTATATTTTAGCCTTTGCTCAATAGCCCATGCTCAAGATTCCTTTAAAATAAAAGGGATCGTGATAAATGCCAATAGCTTAAAACCAATTGAAGGTGCCAACATCGTTGGCGAAAATCTAAATACTATTTCTAATGCTAATGGAGAATTTCATGTTGAAAATCTTTCCAAAGGTGCTTATACCCTTAAAGTTACTCATTTAGGCTATATCCCTGAAATGTTTACCATTCAAGCAGATTCAAAAAAAACAGAGGTTATAATAGCTATGAAAATAGCTGCCACGATTCTTAAAGAGGTAGAAATTCGCGGTAAAACAAAAAAAAGAGAAATAAGCGAGCTTCCAACGGTTTCGTATACCATCTCTGAAGAATTCTTGAAGAAAAACAGGGAAAACAGCTTGATGCAAACCTTAGAAAAAGTTCCAGGGGTAAGTACTATAAATATTGGTTCTGGGCAATCTAAACCTGTTATAAGAGGACTGGGATTTAATAGGGTCGTTGTGGTTCAGAACGGTATCAAACATGAAGCACAACAATGGGGTAACGACCATGGGTTGGAGATTGATCAATATGGTATAGAAAATATCCAGGTTATAAAAGGTCCGGCATCCTTACTTTACGGTTCTGATGCCATTGCTGGTGTTGTGGACATACAACCATCTAAAGTTCCTCTTCAAAATTCTTTTACCGGTGAAGTAAATCTTTTGGGAGAAAGCAACAACAATTTATTAGGGGTATCCTCGGGCATTCAAGCAAGAACAGAAAAGTGGTTTTACCGCAGTCGATTAACATTTCGGGATTATGGAGATTACAAGGTACCTGCAGATAAAATACGATATGAAAATTACATTTTTAAATTGCATGATAACAACTTAAGGAATACAGCGGGAAGGGAAGTAAACGGAAGTATTGGAATAGGATATATTTCAGAAAATGTAAAGTCGGAAACTACATTTAGTAATGTTTTTGCAAAGAACGGTTTTTTTGCAAATGCTCATGGATTGGAGGTTAGAACCTCAAGTATAGACTATGATGGTTCTAACAGAGATATTGATCTCCCATATCATAAAGTCAATCATTTAAAAATAACCAATAATACGTCCATAGCAGGTAATAAACATACGTTTCATTTTGATTTAGGATACCAAAATAATCATAGAGAGGAACATTCTGAACCAGTACCGCATGGTTATATGCCAAAACCATCTGACACTAAGGAACGTGAATTTAATAAAAACACTTATGCGCTTAATTCCAGGGGTGTTTTTAAATCGAACCATAAACAAAAAATTGTGGCAGGTTTAAATCTGGAACTACAAGAGAATACCATAGATGGATGGGGGTTTTTAATTCCAGAATATAATCGACTAACCATTGGTTTATTTGCATATGACCACTTTGAAATTCGTCCCGATTTACACATGCAAGCGGGATTACGCTACGACCACGGATTCATAGAAACCAAATCTTATTATGATTGGTACACATCTCCTATAAAAAACAATGATGGTACAACATCTTATATAAACCAACAAAGGGCACAAAATAAAAACCTAGACTTTGGAAATGTAAGCGCTTCCTTAGGGCTAAGTCATGTAAGACAAAATACAACCTATAAAATAAACGTTGGGAAAAGCTTCAGGATGCCTTTGGCTAATGAGCTCACCTCCGATGGAGTCAATTATCATATGTATCGTTTCGAAAAAGGGAATCTTGATTTAGATGCAGAGGAATCCTATCAATTAGATATCGAAATAAACCATACAGCCAAAAAGTTTAATGTATCGATAAGCCCCTTTGTCAATTTTTTTGAGAACTATATCTATTTGAACCCAACCCCAAATTACCATGAAACTTTACAGATTTATGAGTATACGCAAAGCAAGGTTTTTAGATTTGGTGGAGAAATTACAGTCAGCACAAAACTGTTTGAAAACCTAAAGCTAGATGTTTTGGGCGAGTATGTATATTCAAAACAAACAAATGGTCCTAAAAAAGGGTTTACGCTCCCCTTTTCACCTCCCTTAACGGCACTTTTTTCGGCTAATTACCAATTTAAAAATCTACTCTTTTTAAAAAAACCTCAATTAATAGCAGATTATAGATTGATAGCTTCCCAAAATCAAATTGTGCCTCCAGAAGAAATAACCAAAGGCGCTCAAGTCCTAAATATGTCCCTGCTAACAGAAATGGCCATTTTTAAAAGCAACCCACCTATTGAATTGCGTTTGAAACTCAACAATGTATTCAATTCCAAATACTTTAACCATACTAGTTTCTATAGACTGATAGATGTACCGGAAGCTGGTAGAAACATATCCTTATCATTAACAATACCATTTAATAAATCTTAA
- a CDS encoding GH1 family beta-glucosidase — protein sequence MNKDFNLNSQDFENDFVWGVSTAAYQIEGAYNVHDKGPSIWDEFTTKKGTVFQGQHAQKTCDFYNNFETDILLMKTMNIKHFRLSLAWSRILPNGCGTVSREGIAFYNRVIDFCLECGVTPWVTLYHWDLPLALQQKGGWVNRDIINWFEEYATVCAKEFGDRVKHWMVLNEPMVFTGAGYFLGVHAPGSTGLKNFLPAVHHAVLCQAVGGRVLRNIVPNASIGTTFSCSQITPYKNTPKDIEAAKKADALLNRLFIEPALGLGYPVDAVPVLKRLENYQKPGDETKAIFDFDFIGVQNYTREVVKHSYFVPYIQAKIVKASQRDVKNTLMDWEVYPPSIYNMIAQFSKYEGVKKILITENGAAFTDLVMDGKVNDLERLQYLQSYIKQVHKAKEDGYNVGGYFIWTFTDNFEWAEGYRPRFGLVYTDFTTQERIVKYSGKWFKEFLGNT from the coding sequence ATGAATAAAGATTTTAATTTAAACTCCCAGGATTTTGAAAATGATTTCGTGTGGGGTGTTTCCACAGCTGCCTATCAAATAGAAGGCGCATATAATGTTCATGATAAAGGCCCTTCAATATGGGATGAATTCACGACCAAAAAAGGCACTGTTTTTCAAGGCCAACACGCTCAAAAGACCTGCGATTTTTACAATAATTTCGAAACCGACATCTTACTCATGAAGACTATGAATATAAAGCATTTTAGGCTTTCATTGGCATGGTCTAGAATACTACCTAACGGATGTGGTACAGTAAGTCGGGAAGGTATCGCATTTTACAATCGGGTTATAGATTTTTGTTTAGAATGTGGTGTTACGCCATGGGTAACATTGTATCATTGGGATTTACCTCTGGCTTTACAACAAAAAGGAGGATGGGTTAACAGGGATATTATTAATTGGTTTGAAGAATACGCAACTGTTTGCGCTAAGGAATTCGGAGATCGGGTTAAGCACTGGATGGTATTAAATGAGCCTATGGTATTTACAGGAGCTGGCTACTTTCTAGGCGTACATGCCCCAGGCAGTACGGGGTTAAAAAACTTTTTACCAGCGGTGCATCATGCCGTATTATGTCAGGCAGTAGGCGGGAGAGTATTACGAAATATAGTACCTAATGCTTCCATTGGTACTACGTTTTCTTGTTCGCAAATTACACCATATAAAAACACGCCTAAAGATATAGAAGCAGCAAAAAAGGCAGACGCACTACTCAACCGCCTTTTTATTGAGCCTGCATTGGGCCTAGGGTATCCTGTAGATGCTGTTCCTGTACTTAAACGTTTAGAGAACTATCAGAAACCCGGAGATGAAACAAAAGCTATTTTCGATTTTGATTTTATCGGCGTACAGAATTATACCCGAGAGGTTGTAAAACACAGTTATTTTGTACCATATATACAAGCTAAAATTGTAAAAGCGTCTCAGCGTGACGTTAAAAATACACTTATGGATTGGGAGGTTTATCCACCAAGTATTTATAATATGATTGCACAATTTAGTAAGTACGAAGGTGTTAAAAAGATTCTTATTACAGAAAATGGAGCAGCCTTTACCGATTTGGTAATGGACGGAAAAGTTAACGATTTGGAAAGGCTGCAATATTTACAATCGTATATTAAACAGGTACATAAAGCCAAAGAGGATGGCTATAATGTTGGCGGTTATTTTATTTGGACATTTACAGATAATTTTGAGTGGGCAGAAGGCTATCGCCCAAGATTTGGCTTAGTATATACCGATTTTACAACACAGGAACGTATTGTTAAGTATTCAGGTAAGTGGTTTAAAGAATTTTTGGGAAATACTTAA
- a CDS encoding Gfo/Idh/MocA family protein codes for MSNENEGYGLSAEKASKEINAPKVDYLPRKPKTYHPKIGIIGCGGISEYHLKNYRILGFDVVAIADITLSKAKARRDEFYPEAEIYDDYKKILERKEIEVVDITPHPEDRVPIIKEALRSKKHVLSQKPFVLDLQVGKELVKIAKENGVKLAVNQNGRWAPHFGYMLNAIRSGIIGRPISIDFSLQWDQTWIQGNPSFENIHHMVLFDFAIHWFDIANAFMGGEKADSVYASAVRYKEQKYQPPALASSIINYGESQVRMAFNAHTTLGEEDVTVIVGTKGTLRSRGPGLNDQPVMELFTEEGHVKIPLEGCWFENGFQGTMAELLCAIEEDREPSHSAENNLKSLELCFAALKSADENKIMIPGEVTMA; via the coding sequence ATGAGTAATGAAAATGAAGGCTATGGTTTAAGCGCCGAAAAAGCGAGTAAAGAAATCAATGCCCCAAAAGTTGACTATTTACCTCGAAAGCCTAAAACATACCATCCCAAAATAGGCATTATAGGCTGTGGAGGAATCAGTGAATATCATTTAAAAAATTATCGTATCCTTGGTTTTGATGTAGTAGCTATAGCCGATATAACACTTTCTAAGGCCAAGGCAAGAAGAGATGAATTTTACCCTGAGGCAGAAATATATGATGACTACAAAAAGATTCTGGAGCGAAAAGAAATAGAAGTAGTAGATATTACACCACACCCCGAAGATAGAGTGCCTATAATAAAGGAAGCATTAAGGAGCAAAAAGCATGTACTTAGTCAAAAACCTTTCGTTTTAGATCTACAAGTGGGTAAGGAGCTGGTCAAAATAGCAAAGGAAAATGGCGTGAAATTGGCGGTTAATCAAAACGGAAGATGGGCGCCTCATTTCGGTTATATGTTAAATGCGATACGCTCGGGAATTATCGGTAGACCAATTTCGATAGATTTTTCACTACAATGGGATCAGACTTGGATACAAGGAAATCCGTCTTTTGAAAACATTCACCATATGGTACTTTTCGATTTTGCCATTCATTGGTTCGATATTGCAAATGCCTTTATGGGAGGAGAAAAGGCAGATAGTGTTTACGCCTCTGCTGTACGTTATAAAGAACAAAAATACCAACCCCCGGCACTTGCTTCAAGTATTATAAACTATGGAGAGTCACAAGTACGAATGGCGTTTAATGCGCATACTACTTTGGGAGAAGAGGATGTTACCGTAATTGTAGGGACAAAAGGAACGCTAAGAAGTAGAGGTCCTGGTCTAAACGATCAACCTGTAATGGAATTGTTTACAGAGGAAGGCCACGTAAAAATTCCGTTAGAAGGATGTTGGTTTGAAAATGGGTTCCAAGGTACTATGGCAGAATTACTCTGTGCTATCGAAGAAGATAGAGAACCTTCACATAGTGCGGAAAATAATCTTAAGAGCCTGGAATTGTGCTTTGCGGCATTAAAAAGCGCAGACGAGAATAAAATAATGATTCCTGGTGAAGTTACCATGGCATAG
- a CDS encoding glycosyltransferase family protein — protein MKVLYAIQGTGNGHLSRARDIIPILQKKNIEIDILLSGTQADVDIPYPISYQFKGLSFIFGKKGGVDMWRTYVKANTRRLQKEISSLPIEKYDVIINDFEPVSAWACKLKNKPCVSLSHQAAVLSPNAPKPKKQDPLGKFILKSYAPTTRQYGFHFKAYQDNIFTPVIRQDIRNASCKKLDHYTVYLPSYSDDKILKMLSMAKNVKWDIFSKHNKKVIVDKNIKIQPITNEAFVQSMANSKGVLCGAGFETPAEVLYMKKKLMAIPMKGQYEQQCNAASLKELGVPIIKSLKKKHFEKLMNWIETDDFVEVDYPDITERIIDQLIEESLV, from the coding sequence ATGAAAGTACTTTACGCCATTCAAGGTACAGGCAACGGCCACTTAAGTAGAGCTAGGGATATTATTCCGATACTTCAAAAAAAGAATATAGAAATAGATATTCTATTAAGTGGTACACAAGCCGATGTTGATATCCCTTACCCCATAAGCTATCAGTTTAAAGGGCTTAGTTTTATTTTTGGTAAAAAAGGTGGGGTTGATATGTGGAGAACCTACGTAAAGGCCAATACAAGACGCCTTCAAAAGGAAATAAGTAGCCTTCCCATTGAAAAGTATGATGTTATAATTAATGATTTTGAGCCTGTTTCGGCTTGGGCGTGCAAACTTAAAAACAAACCCTGTGTGAGTTTAAGCCATCAGGCTGCGGTATTATCCCCAAATGCTCCAAAGCCAAAAAAGCAAGATCCTTTAGGGAAGTTTATTCTTAAAAGTTATGCCCCAACCACCAGGCAATATGGATTTCATTTTAAAGCTTATCAGGATAATATTTTCACACCGGTTATAAGGCAGGATATTAGAAATGCATCATGCAAAAAATTAGACCACTATACAGTGTATTTACCATCTTATAGCGATGATAAAATATTAAAAATGCTTTCTATGGCTAAAAACGTTAAATGGGATATTTTTTCTAAACACAATAAAAAAGTGATTGTAGATAAAAACATAAAAATACAACCTATAACCAATGAAGCCTTTGTGCAAAGTATGGCAAATAGTAAAGGGGTGCTTTGCGGAGCAGGTTTTGAAACACCAGCAGAAGTACTTTACATGAAAAAGAAACTTATGGCTATTCCTATGAAAGGGCAATACGAGCAACAATGTAATGCAGCTTCTCTAAAGGAATTGGGTGTTCCGATTATAAAATCGCTTAAAAAAAAGCATTTCGAAAAATTAATGAATTGGATTGAAACCGATGACTTTGTTGAAGTGGATTATCCAGATATAACAGAACGTATAATTGATCAATTGATTGAAGAATCTCTTGTTTAG
- a CDS encoding TIGR01212 family radical SAM protein (This family includes YhcC from E. coli K-12, an uncharacterized radical SAM protein.), giving the protein MKFNGSKQYNDFGSFLKSHFVEPVQKISIDIGFTCPNRDGSKGTGGCTYCNNNSFNPDYCKPKKSITEQLNEGTAFFSRKRKNQKYLAYFQAYTNTYSDIESLKKLYLEALSHPKVLGLVIGTRPDCISTQLIDFLSELCKSYFISLEFGIESTLNSTLEVVNRCHTFEDTQNAYNIAKNKGLHLGGHLIIGLPGESKENILNHAKTLSKLPINSLKLHHLQIVKHTMMAFQYKNYPELFNLFNVEDYVDIIGEFLSLLRSDIIIERFISESPADLLIAPKWGGLKNFEIVAKIDKSLKEKNLWQGKYCLY; this is encoded by the coding sequence ATGAAGTTTAATGGAAGTAAGCAGTATAATGATTTTGGCTCTTTTTTAAAATCACATTTTGTAGAACCAGTACAAAAAATATCCATCGATATTGGCTTTACATGCCCCAATAGAGATGGTAGTAAGGGAACAGGTGGGTGTACCTATTGCAATAACAACTCTTTTAACCCAGACTATTGCAAACCTAAAAAGAGTATTACCGAACAGTTAAATGAAGGGACTGCCTTTTTTTCCAGAAAACGAAAAAACCAAAAATACCTGGCGTATTTTCAAGCGTATACCAATACCTACTCAGATATTGAATCGCTTAAAAAGTTGTATTTAGAAGCATTAAGCCATCCCAAAGTATTGGGGCTGGTAATAGGTACCCGACCAGATTGTATAAGTACCCAGTTAATTGATTTTCTGTCTGAATTATGCAAAAGCTATTTCATATCACTAGAGTTTGGAATAGAAAGTACATTAAATAGCACATTAGAAGTAGTAAACCGTTGCCATACATTCGAAGACACCCAGAATGCATACAACATTGCCAAAAATAAAGGCTTGCATCTAGGAGGGCATTTAATTATTGGTTTACCGGGAGAATCGAAAGAGAATATATTAAACCATGCAAAAACACTATCAAAACTCCCAATAAATTCATTAAAGCTCCACCATTTACAAATAGTTAAACATACCATGATGGCTTTTCAATATAAAAACTATCCAGAACTTTTTAATTTATTTAATGTAGAGGATTATGTAGATATCATAGGTGAGTTTCTGTCATTATTACGATCAGATATTATTATTGAGCGCTTTATAAGCGAATCGCCAGCAGACTTACTAATAGCTCCAAAATGGGGAGGGCTTAAAAATTTTGAAATAGTGGCTAAAATTGACAAAAGTTTAAAAGAAAAGAACCTTTGGCAAGGAAAGTATTGTCTGTATTAA
- a CDS encoding apurinic/apyrimidinic endonuclease family protein — protein sequence MIKNTNDGSANEPSLRIDINYGNCDGLPGFSAGPKGDDRKKHEAIFDAGFKGVQDGNPGLCKELGLELTAHARVNEVGDLDELLPYWKDMGYNCATIHLGWGMESDSQIDILVAYILKSAQKFDFPIYIETHRATVTQDMYRTVEMVKRFPEIRFNGDFSHWYTGQEMVYGGFENKLEFIAPVLERVRFLHGRIGNPGSIQVSVNPNDNESFVDHFKDMWTQSFQGFLKTAVPGDYICFAVELLQSEIFYARMFESNGSYREEGDRWQQALLYKEIIQQCWERAYSMQF from the coding sequence ATGATAAAAAACACAAACGATGGTTCGGCAAACGAGCCATCATTACGAATAGATATTAATTACGGTAATTGTGACGGACTACCTGGTTTTTCAGCTGGGCCTAAAGGGGACGATCGTAAAAAGCACGAAGCCATATTCGATGCCGGTTTTAAGGGGGTTCAAGATGGAAATCCAGGACTTTGTAAGGAACTGGGGCTAGAATTAACAGCACATGCCCGAGTAAACGAGGTAGGTGATTTAGATGAATTGTTGCCGTATTGGAAAGATATGGGGTATAATTGTGCAACCATACATCTGGGTTGGGGAATGGAGTCGGATAGCCAAATCGATATTTTGGTAGCATATATTTTAAAAAGCGCTCAAAAGTTCGATTTCCCCATTTACATTGAAACCCACCGAGCCACAGTTACTCAAGATATGTATAGAACGGTGGAGATGGTTAAACGATTTCCTGAAATACGATTTAATGGTGATTTTTCTCATTGGTATACCGGTCAAGAAATGGTATACGGTGGTTTTGAAAATAAGCTCGAATTTATTGCACCAGTTTTAGAACGCGTACGGTTTCTTCATGGCCGAATTGGAAATCCAGGCAGTATCCAGGTCTCTGTGAATCCTAATGATAATGAAAGTTTTGTAGACCATTTTAAGGACATGTGGACTCAATCTTTTCAGGGGTTTTTAAAAACTGCTGTTCCCGGAGACTATATCTGTTTTGCTGTTGAATTACTTCAGTCAGAAATTTTTTATGCCCGCATGTTTGAATCGAACGGAAGCTATAGAGAAGAAGGAGATAGATGGCAACAAGCCTTACTTTATAAAGAAATAATACAACAATGTTGGGAACGTGCCTATTCCATGCAGTTTTAG